A stretch of DNA from Roseovarius sp. W115:
GCCTTCAACAAACCCCGCGATTGAGAGCATCTCGGCGGCGGTCACAACGCCCTGCCCTCCGCGTCCGTGTAATCTGACCTGGAACATCGTGTTCTCCTTATTCGGCGGCTGCCGGCATATGGTTACAGCCGCACTCCGCACCGTAGTGCTTCGCGCGAGACGTCTTACCGATGCCGGGATTGAAAGAATTGGTGGGATCGAGTTCTTTGTAGTGTGCGGCCAGCGCAGGCTTGGCCTCATAAAGATGCCCGACATTGTGTTCGGCTGGATATTCCGCGCCACGCGTGTCCAGAAGGGCCAGCATCTTGGCCTTCACAGCCTTGGCGTCGACCCCTTTGCGCAAGATGTAATCCTGGTGGAAGACATGGCACAGGAAATGCCCGTAATAGAGCTTGCCCACCAGATCGCGTTCGATCTCTTCCGGCAGGGTTTCCAGCCACTCGCGGTCATTGCGCTTGAGCGCAATATCCAGCGCCAGAACATCCTCGGTTGTGGATGTATTAACCGCATGCATACGCATCGCGGCACCCGCAGCGGCAAACCGGTGCAGCATCGCCTTTTTGGTTTCCATCTCGTCGCAGAGAAACCACCCTTCGGCGCCAACCGTGTCGTTGAGAATGGTCTCTGTGTCGGCGGCGGTATGGCCCGACACCTTCAGGATCAGGTGATGTTCAAACAGATCCCGGAATTGCATCAAACGTTTGGGCAATGCTTCGGGCACCAGGCGGCTGAACCCTTGCATGACGCGGTCCACCAGGTTCTTTGGCAGAAACCGCAGCTTGTTGAGCCGCGCGTCCAGAGCCCCCTTCATCGCAAAGAAAAGCGGCAACCGGTCCGTTCCAAACCAATGGATCATCAAAAGCGTATCTTTGCCGTATCGGCGCGCAATGTCGAAACATTCGCGATGCAGGTATTCACCACTGACCGGCACGTCTTCAAGCTCGGTCAGAACCCTGCGCCTCAGCTCGGTTAGCGCTGACGGGCTGTTGGTGCCGATGTAATAGACTTTTTCGCCTTCTTCGACCGGGAAGGTATCGAGACGCGCAGCAAAAACGGCAAGTTTTCCAGCACATCCCGCTGCCTCATGAAGGCCGCCTGGGTCTGCGTTATAGCGCGCTGGCGTGTCGGCATCGACATCCGACACCTTGGAGGCATAGCCCTCGGCCGAGGCATGGCCCGCATCTTGACTCACGGCCGCGGGATCTATCTCACCGCGATCCAGACGCCCCAGGATTTCTTCGGGCGCGTCGCCCAGATCAATGCCCAGGTGATTGACAAGTTCAAGCCGCCCGTCCGCCGTGATCTGCGCGTAAAGAGACAGTTCTGTGAACACAGGGCCACGGCGCACAAGCGAGCCACCGGAATTGTTGCACACGCCCCCCAGGATCGAGGCCCCGATACAGGAGGACCCAATCACCGAATGCGGCTGACGCCCCAGTGGGGCCAGCATTTTTTCCAGCTTGAAGAGCGTCCCGCCGGGCAGGCTCACGAACTGACGGCCCTCATCCAGCAGGTGAATCTTGTCCATGCGCAGCGTCGAGAGGATCACCACATCGCGGTCATAGCTGTCCTTGGGTGTCGAGCCTTCGGTCAGCCCGGTATTGGCCGCTTGCATGATCAGGATCTTGTCGGCAGCCACGCAGGCCTGCAGAAGCTTCCACATTTCAACCAACGTACCGGGGATAACCACCGCAATGGCCTCGCCTTCCCCAGAGCGGAACCCCTTGCGATACCGCTCTGTCTGGCTTTCGGAAGTCAGGACATGTTTGGCCCCAACGATCTCTTTAAAGGTCTTGATCAGGTCTTGGTTGTCCATGTCGTTGCCTCCTCTTTGGCCGCCACACCAAATTGAAATTGGCGTGCCTGCCCGGAACCAGGGAGAGAGGAGTTACTTGTTCCGGGCAGGTCACGTGGTTTGCATCGACCGAAAGACCGGTAGGTGCAGAAATCCAAAATTACTTGGTCCAGAGCAGAACGGCGCACGTCCGGGCGGCGCTGCTGCTTCTGGTCTCACACATCCTCGCTTGCGGGTGTCCGCTGGGGATGGTGGAATTCATGTCGTCCTCCAAAATTTCTCCGCGCACCCTGCGCAGACCTCCTCACGTGGTAAATTTGATTTACCTCTCGTTGGGTAAACACTTAACAAATCATCAATGGTTATGGATTTGATCTAAATCAAGAAGACATAACATACTGATTAAAATATATTTTCTCACAATAATAGTTCTTGCAACCCATGAGAGGACAACTTACTTTACCTCTGGAGGTTAGAAAATGAGCATTGCTACAACCATTTTTGACAGAATCGATTCTGGCCCACTGGCAGACATCATTGTGCGCCAGATCGAGGATCTGATCGTGCAGAGAGTCCTGAAAGAAGGCGACAAGCTTCCATCTGAACGCGAATTGGCCGAGCGGATGAATGTCTCGCGTCCGAAACTGCGTGATGCGCTGAAGGCGCTAGAGGAACGAGGTTTGCTGACCATCCGTCATGGCGAAGGGACGTTTGTCGCGCAACTCACGGGACAAGCAATGCAACCCGCACTGATAGAGTTATACGCAAGGCACGGACGGGCGTTCTTTGACTACCTAGAGTACCGACGCGCACAAGAAGGCCTTGCTGCGCGTTTGGCCGCGGAGCGGGCCACGCCGACAGACCGCGCTCAGATCGAACGATGCCTGGCCACATTGGAAGACGCCGAGGCAAGAGATGATGTCGAAGCCGCACGCGAGGCGGATGTGGTGTTTCATGCCAAGATCACCGAAGCCAGCCATAATGCGATGCTGATCCACATGATGGCGTCCATCTATGACCTGACCCGGCGCGGCGTGTTCTACAACCGCGAACATCTGCGCACTTTGGACGGCACCAGTAAAAAACTCCTCGAACAGCATCGTTTGATCGCAAAAACGGTTTTGTCCGGTGACGCCGACGCGGCTGAAAAAGCCGCGACCGAACATATGGACTTCGTTGAGAAATCCTTCCGCATCGGGATGCAACAGGCCGAAAGCGAAACCATCGCCAAAAAGCGCGCCGCTATGCAGAACGACTAGCAATCACGACCCACAGCGCGGGCGATCGCGTGACAGGCGGCCAGGAAATCTTTTTTGCGATCAACATCCAGAAAAACAGGCCAGGTTGAGAGCTTTACGAAGACCATGCCGCGCTCAGGCGAAACGTAGATAAACTGACCAAACACCCCAAGGCTGAGATGGCCCATGCGGTCGGCATCCTCAATCCAGAACTGGTTGCGATAGCGCCCATTGGGCAGTGCCTCTCGCGAGATGTCGTTAAAAAGACCATGATCGCCGCTCCGCACATCCTCGACCCAGGCTTTGGGAATGACCTGCCTGTCGCCGACGCGGCCGTCATCCAGATAGGCTTGCCCCATCCGAGCAAAATCCCGAAGGCTGGCGTTGAAGCCGCCACAAGACAGCGCATATCCGGACGTATCCACGGTAAAACAGGCCTCTGTTTCAGCACCCATCGGCTTCCACAAACGGTCCGAGACGATCTGCGGCAGGCGCTGCCCTGTCACGCGTTCCATCGCATGCGCCAGAACGTCGGTCTCCATCGACCGATACACAAAGCGTTCACCATGTTCTGCATCGCGCTCGGTCAGTGTGAGCATCTGGTCGTGAATGCAGGCTGGCCAATGTTCCGCCTCATAGCCTTTGGGCACTGGCTTCCACCCTGCGGCGACGTCCATCTTGCCAATATCACTGGCCCGGTTGGCATAATCGGACTCGTCAAACTTGGTGCCCGAAGTCATATCCATAACCTGTTGCAACGTGGCCCCCGCCCAAGCGGTCTTGGCCAGTTCGGGCAACGGATCAGTCACCGGCGCTGACGGGTCAAGCAAACCTTCCTCGATCAGACTGGCGGCCGCTGTCGAGGTCACGGACTTGGACACGGACTGCGCCAGATGCACCGTGCGCGGCGTCATACCATTCCAATAGCTTTCGTGAATGATGCGCCCATCCAGCAGGACCAAAAACCCATCGGTATAATCCCGGTCGATCCACTCCGAAACGGTGGTCGCACCATAGGATGCGCGAAACTTGATCTCCTCTAAAGGTTCCACCGCCTCAATTAACTGCGACGGTGTGTCAGAGGCAGGCACAGGCGCAGTTGGCAGAAATCCCCGCACATGCTGAAACGCCCAGCGGTTCCAAGGCGGACGATCCCAGTCAAGAAATGGCAAGCGCCACTCTGGCGGCGGCGGGCTTCCCTGCATGATAGGAGGAGCGGTTTCAGAGTTTATGTA
This window harbors:
- a CDS encoding FadR/GntR family transcriptional regulator, which codes for MSIATTIFDRIDSGPLADIIVRQIEDLIVQRVLKEGDKLPSERELAERMNVSRPKLRDALKALEERGLLTIRHGEGTFVAQLTGQAMQPALIELYARHGRAFFDYLEYRRAQEGLAARLAAERATPTDRAQIERCLATLEDAEARDDVEAAREADVVFHAKITEASHNAMLIHMMASIYDLTRRGVFYNREHLRTLDGTSKKLLEQHRLIAKTVLSGDADAAEKAATEHMDFVEKSFRIGMQQAESETIAKKRAAMQND
- the dld gene encoding D-lactate dehydrogenase — translated: MDNQDLIKTFKEIVGAKHVLTSESQTERYRKGFRSGEGEAIAVVIPGTLVEMWKLLQACVAADKILIMQAANTGLTEGSTPKDSYDRDVVILSTLRMDKIHLLDEGRQFVSLPGGTLFKLEKMLAPLGRQPHSVIGSSCIGASILGGVCNNSGGSLVRRGPVFTELSLYAQITADGRLELVNHLGIDLGDAPEEILGRLDRGEIDPAAVSQDAGHASAEGYASKVSDVDADTPARYNADPGGLHEAAGCAGKLAVFAARLDTFPVEEGEKVYYIGTNSPSALTELRRRVLTELEDVPVSGEYLHRECFDIARRYGKDTLLMIHWFGTDRLPLFFAMKGALDARLNKLRFLPKNLVDRVMQGFSRLVPEALPKRLMQFRDLFEHHLILKVSGHTAADTETILNDTVGAEGWFLCDEMETKKAMLHRFAAAGAAMRMHAVNTSTTEDVLALDIALKRNDREWLETLPEEIERDLVGKLYYGHFLCHVFHQDYILRKGVDAKAVKAKMLALLDTRGAEYPAEHNVGHLYEAKPALAAHYKELDPTNSFNPGIGKTSRAKHYGAECGCNHMPAAAE
- a CDS encoding serine hydrolase domain-containing protein, coding for MKSYINSETAPPIMQGSPPPPEWRLPFLDWDRPPWNRWAFQHVRGFLPTAPVPASDTPSQLIEAVEPLEEIKFRASYGATTVSEWIDRDYTDGFLVLLDGRIIHESYWNGMTPRTVHLAQSVSKSVTSTAAASLIEEGLLDPSAPVTDPLPELAKTAWAGATLQQVMDMTSGTKFDESDYANRASDIGKMDVAAGWKPVPKGYEAEHWPACIHDQMLTLTERDAEHGERFVYRSMETDVLAHAMERVTGQRLPQIVSDRLWKPMGAETEACFTVDTSGYALSCGGFNASLRDFARMGQAYLDDGRVGDRQVIPKAWVEDVRSGDHGLFNDISREALPNGRYRNQFWIEDADRMGHLSLGVFGQFIYVSPERGMVFVKLSTWPVFLDVDRKKDFLAACHAIARAVGRDC